One stretch of Caballeronia sp. Lep1P3 DNA includes these proteins:
- a CDS encoding RT0821/Lpp0805 family surface protein — translation MNRYLPAMILTLAASLLASGCAEDQSNGMNKTTSGALLGAGAGAALGGLFGHGKASAIVAGGLAGGLLGGVIGHEMDERDREARDRALQEALQSSKNSQPKHWRNTKTGNSGTIKPLNGYTASANAQTCRDFTESYVKEGKTYEQNAHACRNSKGEWQLAQQ, via the coding sequence ATGAACAGATACCTCCCGGCAATGATCCTCACGCTCGCGGCGAGCCTCCTCGCATCCGGATGCGCGGAAGACCAGTCGAACGGAATGAACAAGACGACTTCGGGCGCACTGCTCGGCGCGGGCGCGGGCGCGGCGCTCGGCGGCCTCTTCGGACACGGCAAGGCGAGCGCGATCGTCGCGGGCGGTCTCGCGGGCGGACTGCTCGGCGGCGTGATCGGGCATGAAATGGACGAGCGCGATCGCGAAGCGCGCGACCGGGCGCTGCAGGAGGCGCTGCAAAGCTCGAAGAACAGCCAGCCGAAGCACTGGCGCAACACCAAGACCGGCAACTCCGGCACGATCAAGCCACTGAATGGCTACACGGCATCGGCGAACGCGCAGACGTGCCGGGATTTCACCGAGTCGTATGTAAAAGAAGGAAAGACCTATGAGCAGAATGCGCACGCGTGCCGCAATTCGAAGGGAGAGTGGCAACTGGCCCAGCAGTGA
- a CDS encoding serine protease has protein sequence MLRTDALAASRERIDVSRVGSSVEESAPLAQRPGLRRSGTAFFVARDGDLLTTAHTLRGCKRIEVWPDDDSRLVASLVSVDTALDVAVLATHRSVSRIAVARAGPAGARVAAWTIAFGLTPSTPLLPVFTRGSVDGTVDIDARRLLAIHARLYEGNSGGPVIDDQGFLLGMIVGRYQARPDMAVAVRASDLAGFLRTRAGAERDEPKRSSPDPQRTLRAISALVQCVQ, from the coding sequence ATGCTCCGCACCGATGCGCTCGCGGCATCGCGCGAGCGCATCGACGTATCGCGCGTGGGAAGTTCCGTCGAGGAATCCGCGCCGCTTGCGCAGCGGCCGGGGCTTCGTCGAAGCGGGACCGCGTTTTTCGTCGCGCGCGACGGCGACCTGCTCACGACGGCGCATACGTTGCGAGGCTGCAAGCGCATCGAGGTCTGGCCCGACGACGACTCGCGGCTCGTCGCCTCGCTGGTGTCGGTGGATACCGCGCTCGACGTCGCCGTGCTCGCGACGCATCGAAGCGTGAGCCGCATCGCGGTTGCGCGCGCGGGGCCGGCCGGCGCGCGTGTCGCGGCGTGGACCATCGCCTTCGGTCTGACACCTTCGACGCCGCTGCTGCCCGTGTTCACGCGCGGTTCCGTGGATGGCACCGTGGACATCGACGCGCGCCGTCTCCTTGCGATTCACGCGCGGCTCTATGAAGGCAACAGCGGCGGGCCGGTCATCGACGATCAGGGTTTTTTGCTCGGCATGATCGTCGGACGTTATCAGGCACGACCCGATATGGCCGTCGCGGTGCGCGCGAGCGACCTCGCCGGATTCTTGCGCACGCGCGCCGGCGCGGAGCGAGATGAGCCGAAGCGTTCGAGTCCGGACCCGCAGCGCACACTGCGCGCGATCTCCGCGCTCGTGCAATGCGTTCAATAG
- a CDS encoding DUF4231 domain-containing protein, whose amino-acid sequence MPIDTPQAFPLLPRTISLLVSGHRKERLEAGGRNPGPALKRLDAVLGAFAELHRSDLGLDDLFPASLYAAESTTIRVLTGQASGVDQHAIKTANALRLPVDVIVPDHLGAARDKADRSVAFGCTEEDAARDDDAVYEMRDELALAYADMLIAVWDGERPQGKAGGVVRLVERAVKGGMPVLWIDMHGALHTIAGDRVTEYCIYQFSRPIPPEGLLCSLFEKRGPHDDVLIDTLRGRLNPLDEKYVKPSKATEVLKSYASERHPPSWIERRVGWFDELMRGVLMFNPRGIANGISRAIRGAAASHASDEADAVASTEHLRMRYRWSDERANIASRRHASSIWLLYMLSSAAVFASVAGIVSSDAGWSLLSRRSDIEWDAWWSAAEGVFVVIILVSFWRAHRADWHRFWLGHRFIAEQIRYLGILAPFLGIPPPFNEPLFVLTKGHLRLRNAELWLLQRSASAGGLPSRYCSYDLEAESLVRLATPLEESVKQQLGFHDKKCGSMRGLRERMEHLAIRIFEVAAFITAVHVLILVARICGIEAPFPHVPRILEKLEHLLPLVSAATPALGAALHGVMTKLEYGRVAQQSKKAHARLVTYLQAVQDALKTPQANGWRAAANLRFDALNVVNLLAGENVQWRDLIHYQKTEIP is encoded by the coding sequence ATGCCCATCGACACGCCGCAAGCCTTTCCGCTTCTTCCGCGAACCATATCGCTGCTGGTTTCCGGGCATCGCAAGGAACGGCTGGAAGCGGGCGGCAGGAATCCGGGGCCGGCGTTGAAGCGGCTGGACGCCGTGCTGGGCGCGTTTGCCGAGCTTCATCGGTCGGATCTCGGTCTCGACGACCTCTTCCCCGCTTCGCTTTATGCGGCCGAAAGCACGACCATACGCGTGCTGACGGGACAGGCGAGCGGCGTCGACCAGCACGCGATAAAGACGGCGAACGCGCTCCGATTGCCGGTCGACGTCATCGTGCCGGATCATCTCGGCGCTGCGCGCGACAAGGCCGACCGGTCAGTGGCGTTCGGATGCACGGAGGAGGACGCCGCGCGCGATGACGACGCCGTCTACGAAATGCGCGACGAACTGGCGCTCGCGTATGCCGACATGCTGATCGCGGTCTGGGACGGCGAGCGGCCGCAAGGCAAGGCGGGCGGCGTCGTGCGGCTCGTCGAGCGGGCCGTCAAGGGCGGAATGCCCGTGCTGTGGATCGACATGCACGGCGCACTGCATACGATCGCGGGCGATCGCGTCACCGAATACTGCATTTATCAGTTCTCGCGGCCTATCCCGCCGGAAGGACTGCTGTGCTCGCTTTTCGAAAAGCGAGGCCCACACGACGACGTGCTCATCGATACATTGCGTGGGCGGCTCAATCCGCTCGACGAGAAGTACGTCAAGCCGAGCAAGGCCACGGAAGTGCTGAAGTCGTATGCAAGCGAGCGGCATCCGCCGTCGTGGATCGAACGGCGCGTGGGCTGGTTCGACGAACTCATGCGGGGCGTGCTCATGTTCAACCCGCGCGGCATCGCGAACGGCATATCGAGAGCGATACGCGGCGCGGCGGCGTCCCACGCATCGGACGAAGCGGACGCGGTGGCATCGACGGAACATCTGCGCATGCGCTACCGCTGGAGCGACGAACGCGCGAACATCGCAAGCCGCAGGCACGCCAGCAGCATCTGGCTGCTGTACATGCTTTCGTCGGCGGCGGTGTTCGCGTCGGTGGCCGGCATCGTGAGCTCGGACGCCGGGTGGTCGCTGCTTTCGCGTCGCTCGGACATCGAGTGGGACGCCTGGTGGAGCGCCGCCGAGGGCGTCTTCGTCGTCATCATTCTCGTCTCGTTCTGGCGAGCGCACCGCGCCGACTGGCATCGCTTCTGGCTCGGCCACCGCTTCATCGCGGAACAGATACGCTATCTGGGAATTCTCGCGCCGTTTCTCGGCATTCCGCCGCCGTTCAACGAGCCGCTTTTCGTCCTGACGAAAGGGCATCTCAGGCTGCGCAACGCGGAACTCTGGCTCTTGCAGCGCTCGGCCAGCGCCGGCGGACTTCCGTCGCGATACTGTTCGTATGACCTGGAAGCCGAATCGCTCGTGAGACTGGCTACCCCGCTCGAAGAAAGCGTAAAGCAACAATTGGGCTTCCATGACAAGAAGTGCGGCTCCATGCGCGGCTTGCGCGAACGAATGGAGCACCTGGCAATACGCATCTTCGAAGTGGCCGCCTTCATCACGGCGGTGCATGTGCTGATTCTGGTCGCTCGAATCTGCGGCATCGAAGCGCCCTTCCCGCACGTCCCGCGCATTCTCGAGAAGCTCGAACACCTGCTGCCGCTCGTCAGCGCCGCCACGCCCGCGCTCGGCGCCGCGTTGCACGGCGTGATGACGAAGCTCGAATACGGGCGCGTCGCGCAGCAATCGAAAAAGGCGCACGCACGCCTCGTCACCTATCTCCAGGCGGTGCAGGATGCGCTGAAGACGCCGCAAGCGAACGGCTGGCGGGCGGCGGCCAACCTGCGCTTCGATGCGCTCAACGTCGTGAATCTGCTCGCGGGCGAAAACGTCCAGTGGCGCGACCTGATCCACTATCAGAAGACCGAGATTCCATGA